In Paenibacillus protaetiae, the genomic stretch CTACTATACGACTTTTAGGAGCCGCTCATGTTATATTGTTTTGTCCACGATTTCCGGCCCTGTTACTCTAGGCTAACGCGGCTAACGCCTTCCAGCTGCTTGATTTCGTCTAATACAACCCAATCCCCATCCGGCTTCGGGCTGCGTATATAAAATTGCAGCATCATCTGGGCGGGGCTGTCCCGCTCCGAATCATCTTCAATAATAAGCTTTTTTACAATAATTTGCCGGTCGCTTAGCATGGCATGAATTGTTTTTAAAATAAACGGCCGGTCCGTTAATTGAACCTTCAGCAGCTTCTCCGTACGGGAAGCGATATACTTGCGCTCCAGCTTATTAAAGGTGTACAACACAAGCAGCATGATCAGCGTCACAGAAATAGAGGCGAAATAAAAACCTGCGCCGGTCGATAAACCGATTGCCGCAACGACCCACAGCGAAGCGGCTGTGGTCAAACCGGTAATTGACTTCCCTGTAAATAAAATGGTGCCAGCACCTAAAAAACCGACTCCTGTCACAACGGCAGACGCCAGTCGGGCAGGATCTACACGAACATTCGTCTCGTTCACAAACTCCGAGAATCCGTACATAGAAAGCAGCATCAGCAAACAGGAGCCGAGGCAAACCAAAATATTGGTGCGCAGGCCGGCTGCATGATTGGACTGCTCCCGTTCAAATCCGATTAATCCGCCCAATACGACGGCAAGCAAGAGGCGCAATAAAATATGCCAGTCACTGATTTGCCATGGCGTAGCAGTCATAACGTCCATTGTTACCGCTCATCCGCCCCTTCATCCAAATGATCATTGTTACATCATATGCAGGCGATGATCGCAATCGCCCTTTATTTGCATTAACGAAAATAAAAAAATAGCGCGGGCTTGTCCAATTTCAGTTAGCCGGCCTGTAAAAAAAGCCGCTCAGAACTGTTCTGACCGGCCATATACATCAAAAGCCTCCCGGGTGGGAGGCTTCAGATCCTTTCGCCGGCTGTCCAGGCCGGCTTCATACGCAGCTGTAGTAAACTAAGCGTTTAGTATAGCTGCATGCGTTATGGATGACAAGGCGATAAGCAGGGATGCTGCCGCTACGGCGTTCAGCCGTTCAGCTTATCCATGAGCAGCTTATTAACGATAGCCGGATTGGCTTTGCCGCGTGTTTCTTTCATGATTTGGCCAACGAGGAATCCAATCGCCTTTTCTTTGCCGGCACGGTAATCTTCCACCGATTGCGGGTTCGCTTCGACGATTTTGTCGACGATGGCAAGAATTGCGCCTTCATCGCTGATTTGCACGAGGCCTTGCTCTTCGACGATTTGCTGCGGGCGTTTGCCGGATTCCAGCATCGCTTTGAATACCGTCTTCGCAATTTTGCTGCTGATTGTGCCTTTCTCAAGCAAGCCAATCATTTCGCCGAGGCCTTGGCCGGTCAGCTTCACTTCCGCCAGCTCCAGACCGTTTGTGTTCAGATAGCCGAGCAGGTCGCCCATGATCCAGTTGGAGACGGCTTTGGCGTCCTTCGTGTAGTTCAAGCTTTCCTCGAACAGGTCCGCCAGCTTGATGGACGAAGTGATGACTTCGGCATCGTAGGACGGCAGCCCGTATTCGGAAGTATAACGCGCTTTGCGGGCGTCCGGAAGCTCCGGAATTGATGCGCGCACGCGTTCTTTCCATTCTGCATCAATATGCAGCTGAACAAGGTCAGGGTCCGGGAAGTAGCGGTAATCATGCGCTTCTTCTTTGCCGCGCATCGAGAACGTTTTGCCTTGGGCTTCGTCCCAGCGGCGCGTCTCCTGCACGACTTCTCCGCCTTCGTCCAAAATTTGCGCCTGGCGGAACTGCTCGTACTCCAAGCCGCGCTGTACGCCGCGGAAGGAGTTCATGTTTTTCAGCTCGGCGCGGATGCCGAACTTCTCCTGGCCCCAAGGGCGCAGGCTGATGTTGGCGTCGCAGCGCAAGCTGCCTTCTTCCATTTTGACATCGGAAACGTCGCAATAGAGCATGATCGCTTTCAGCTTCTCAAGGTATGCCTTCGCTTCCTCCGGCGTACGGATGTCCGGCTCGGACACGATCTCGACAAGCGGCGTCCCGACACGGTTAAAGTCAACAAGCGATGCGTATCCGCCGTCTACGTGCGTCAGCTTACCCGCATCTTCTTCGAGGTGAAGGCGCGTAATGCCAATCCGCTTCGTCTGGCCGTTCACTTCGATGTCGATATAGCCGTTCTCGCCGATCGGCTTGTCGTATTGCGAGATTTGATATGCTTTTGGCGAATCGGGGTAAAAATAGTTTTTGCGGTCGAACTTCGTAACATCCGCAATTTCACAGTTCAAAGCCATAGCCGCTTTCATGGCAAATTCTACGGCTTGCTTGTTTAATACCGGCAGGACGCCGGGATGCCCAAGGCAGATCGGGCATGTATGCGTATTAGCCGGCGCGCCGAAGGACGTCGAGCAGCCGCAAAAGATTTTGCTTTTGGTATGCAGCTCCACGTGCACTTCGAGGCCAACTACGGTTTCGTATTTGGTCGCTTCAGACATTGCTATCGTTCCTTTCGTTCGCTTCGCTTTGTAGGGGACTACGCCATAGGCCTTCTACAGCTGCGGGCGCTGCTTATGGTAATCGGTATGCTGCTCGAAAGCATGCGCCGCGCGCAGCACGGTCCGTTCGTCGAACGCTTTGCCGATAATTTGAAGACCGATCGGCAAGCCGTCCGCAAAGCCGCAAGGGACGCTGATCGCCGGAACGCCTGCAAGGCTGACCGGAATCGTACAAATATCGTTCAAGTACATCGTAAGCGGATCGCCCACTTGCTCGCCGATACGGAATGCCGGCGTCGGAGCCGTTGGCCCGATCAGCACGTCATATTGCTGGAACGCCTGGTCAAAGTCCTGCTTGATGAGCGTGCGGACTTTTTGCGCTTTCAAGTAATAAGCATCGTAATAACCCGAGCTAAGCGCATAAGTGCCAAGCATGATCCGGCGTTTTACTTCCGGGCCAAAGCCTTGACTGCGCGATTTGCGGTACAGGTCAATCAGGTTGTCCGGATTTTCAGCGCGAACGCCGTAACGTACGCCGTCAAAGCGCGCAAGGTTGGACGATGCTTCCGAGGAAGCAAGCAAGTAGTAAGTTGCAATCGCATAGTCGGTATGCGGCAGCGATACTTCCTCCCAAGTTGCGCCAAGGCTTTCGTATACTTGAAGCGCAGCCATGACGGATTCTTTGACGCGCGGGTCGATGCCTTGCCCCAAATATTCCTTCGGCACGCCGATGCGCAGCCCTTTGACGTCGCCGGTCAATGCGCTTGTGTAATCCGGGATGTCCACGTTCGCAGAAGTGGAATCCATGTTGTCGTAGCCGGCAATCGCTTGCAGCACATAAGCGGAATCCTCGACGTTTTTGGTGAGTGGTCCGATCTGGTCCAGCGAGGACGCAAACGCAACCAGGCCAAAACGGGATACAAGGCCGTAGGTCGGTTTCAAGCCAACAATGCCGCAATAAGCGGCCGGCTGGCGAATCGAGCCGCCGGTATCCGAGCCTAGCGAGAAATACACTTGTCCCGCTGCAACGGATGCAGCGGAGCCGCCGCTGGAGCCGCCCGGTACATGCTCCGTGTTCCACGGGTTGCGGGTTGGGTAAAAGCTGGAGTTTTCGTTCGAGCCGCCCATGGCGAACTCGTCCATGTTGAGCTTGCCGATCGTGACCGACTGGGCCGCGTTCAGCTTGCGGACAGCCGTCGCGTTATAAATCGGGTTATAGTTGCTCAGAAACTGGCTTGCACACGTTGTAAGCAAGCCTTCCGTTACAATGTTGTCTTTGATGCCGGCCGGCAGGCCAAACAGCAGGCCGCGCTCCGCGCCGTCCTGAAGCTGCTTGTCCAGCTCTTCTGCTTGTGCGCGCGCACCGTCTTCATTTAAAGTCAAAAACGCCTTAATGGAAGGCTCCGTTTCCGCGATACGGCGGTATGAAGCATCCACCAATTCTTGTACCGACAGCTCTTTGCTGTTCAGCTTGTTATGTACTTCCTGAAGGCGCATATCAAACAATGCCAACAGAAGCCCCTCCCTTCCTTCGTTCCAATCCGTTATTCGAGTACCGCAGGCACTTTAATCTGGCCATCTTCATCATCCGGCGCATTCAGAAGCACCTTGTCGATCGGCAATGACGGACGAACCTCGTCCTCGCGCATCACGTTGATGACCGGCAGCACATGGCTGGTTGGTTCAATATTATCGGTTTGAAGCTCATTCAGCTTCTCCGCATATTTTAAAATCGCATTTAGTTGTCCGTTGAACGTCTCTTTCTCTTCTTCCGTCAGTTCAAGCCGAGCGAGCTTCGCAACATGCTCTACGTCCTGCATCGAAATGCTCATTTGCATAAACCTCCTTCATCATGCCAAAAATCATTCTTCCTATTATAGCGTAGAAGCTATGCTTATGACAAAGACAATTGTTCGCCAATCGCCAGTACTTGTCCGCGCATGCCGCGCTCTTTCAGTTTGTTTACAAAGCTTTCCGCATCCTGGCGGATAACGTCAAACGTATCGTAATGAACCGGCACGACCAGCTTCGCTTGATACCACTCCGCAGCCTGCAGCGCATCTTCCGGACCCATTGTAAATTTGTCGCCGATTGGCAGGAATACAACGTCGATGTCGTTGCGGTCGCCGATCATTTTCATATCCCCGTAAAGCGCCGTATCGCCGGTATGCAAAATCGTCAGCCCTTCCGCTTTTACCAGGTAGCCGCCGGGCTGCCCGCCATAAATGACGCTGCCGTCCTCAAGCGTAATGCCGGAGCTGTGAAAAGCCTGTACCATTTTCACTTGTGCAAAACCAAGGTCGACCGTACCGCCTGTATTGATCTGAACCGTCTGCAGCCCTTTTTTCTCAAAATGGCCCGCAAGCTCAACCGCCGCTACAATCGGGGCATTGTTCTGCTTGGCAATCGGCTCGGCATCCAAAATATGGTCCATGTGCGCATGTGTAAGCAGCACGTAGTCCGCTTGAATATCTTCGGGTTTCGCAACCGCCTGCGGATTGCCGCGAAGGAACGGGTCAATGACAAGCGCCTTGTCGCCGATTTGAATATGAATGCTGGAATGGCCGTGATATGTAATTTTCATTTAGAACTTCCTCCTTATATTCCGCTCCGGTATCGTGGAGAACGGTAATGATCTCATTGCTTTATTGTACCTTTTTTTCATGCTCAACACCAAGCGCATCCGCCAGCGTTTTCCTTCGTATACAGATTGCCGGGATGCAAACAATACGAACAGGCTGGCCGCAGCTTCAATTCTATACATGAGCACGAATGAAAGGAGGCTGAACATCTTGTCCAAACAGCAGGGACATGGCCGTAAAAATACGCAAAGCAAAACATCGGACAAAAAAAGCAACGGCTCAGGCAACAACCATTAATCTTCGCTCCCTCATCCACAGCAGTGCCTGGCAGGCCAGCTGTGGATAAAATAAAAAGGGCGGCCCGTTACCGCGGGCGCCCTTGCCATATCGCTTATATCCAAGCTTTCAAGTTAATTTGGCGGATAAAATCTTCCCGGCTTTGCCCTTCTTTGCTGCTGCTTTCAGCTTCCGGCTCTTCTTCCGTCTCCCCGTTCATAATCCGGTTAAACAGTTCTTCATTATAAGTTGCCAGCGCGTAATCAATAAGCGCTTCACGTTCAATCCGGTCGACCTCCTGCTGAATAAGCAGATGCTCAAGTTCGATATCATCCTCCGGAACAAGAAAATTCCGATTCGCTCCCGGAATACGCACAACATAATCAAATACGTTATCCTGATTGCGGTCATAAGCAATTATATAGCCATATTCCCCTACGGGAAGATTTTGTTCATATTGGTCTGCCACAATGACGATCTTAGACCCTAGCTTCAGCATGTCTATTCACTCCTGTCTGTCAGCCGCTATTCTATTAATCTTATCCTACTAAAAAATGATAGCGGTGTCCATTCCAAGCGGCGCTCGTCAGATTGGATACCGATAAATCGAGTATCCGTATACCATTCTTATGTATGGAAGGAGAGGAATAGTACGGCTTCAGATCATCCATTTGCGAACAGCTTAAATCGCCAAAACCAGCTCGGCTACTCCTTTTATTTCCCATGAAATGGGGTCCAGTACATGAAACGCCCGCGGATATGTCACCTTGGCAATCATGACAACGCCCGGATGTTTAAGCACAGTCTCATAATGGTACGTTTCATTAGTATAGAAATAAGGAAACGCATTGTCTTCATTAATAACGTCAAACAAAAGCACCTGAACAGCTTCCTTGAACGGAGATCCCGGAAGCGGTTCCCCCGTCTCGTCCAGCATTAAATTGCTTTGCAAATAAGCCTTTGCATATGCATAAGCCGCTTCCGGATCAATACGGGCATATCCGTCTCCCAGCGCTTCAAGATCAATTTGCTGAGCGCCTGCATGGGTAGCCCGGTTAACCGCAGATTTGCTTTGATTCAGCAGCTGAAGCGCCTGTTCCTCATCAGTTTGCAATGCGATCAGCGTTATCCAAAGCCCGGACATTACAATTAGGATCAACAGCTTAGCCATTAAGCACACCCTCGCATCTTAACGTACATACTCGCTCATTCGGATGCCGAAAGCATGAAGCTTCGCGCCTTTCTGAGGTTTATCAAACCCGATCAGCTGGTCAATCCGCAGCAAATCTTCGTAAGGGTATTCCGCTTCCAGACGCAGTCCCGTCCCTCTCGGGAGCGGATCGGCTGCGTCTGATGCATCAGCGCCGCTCGTTGATGATACACGGAACACAATGTCTTCCGGCTTCAAGCCGAATTGGCGCAGCCTGTCTTTGGAAGCCGTCAGCATCCCATTATCAATATATCCATAAGCGCCGCTCGCTCCCACCTCTAGCAAATAATCTACCTCCTGCTGAAGCACGGCTTGCCGGACAATAAGAACGTGCCTGTAAACAGGCGAAAACATCATCCAGCAAACGATTCCCGAAAACAAAACAAACACTAGAATGCTCTTCATGGGTTCATGCGGCGTATATAGCTTCCGACAGCTTCTCCGGTTCCTTTCACCTGCTGCTTCATGCCATGATCGCCTTCCGCTACGCTGTTATAAATCGCAATAACAGTAATAAGCAGCAATACTGTCACAAGCAAGCCGCGCATAGGTTCACCTCCGCCCTTTCGATAAATCGCATGGATTATTTGTCGTCATCCTCCAACAGCTCGCCGATCCGGGTGTTGGCGTTGCTTCCCTGCTCTTTAATGCGTGCCTGCGTTCCGGTTGAGTCTGCAGCAATGACGCTGTTGAACAAAAGGACCACAACCACAATCATCATGACCGTTATTAAAATATTGCGCATATTTTCACCTCCTTCATAGCCGGATGTTCCGCCGGCGGGATGTTCCGCGCTCGCATGCGGATGTTTTCTGCGCGCAGCAGGTGCTGGCAGCATAAGCCTCAGCTTATTAAAGCCGCTTACAGCAGGCGCTGGCATGTGGCGGCTTATTAAGCTGCTTGCAGCCGTCTGCCCGCTGTTCAGCCAAGCGCGTCAAACAGCCTTTGCCCTTCCTGTACCCAAGGATAAATAAACACATCAAACGTATATAGAATCGGAATTCCTGCCAGTACAAAAAGCACATAAGAGCTTGATTCCTTACGGCTCTCCTTCTCCAGCTCCAGCTTCTCCTTATAATCCTGGATCCGTTCGCGAAGCAGCTCGTAATATTCGCGGCTTTCATGCTGGCGTATGGCGTCAATCGTTTCCGTAAAGCTCATTCCTTCATCCGTGCCAACTTTTCGCTTAAAGGAGCGCAGTGCTTCTTCCGGGTCGTGATACCACTCCGCGAGCAGCCGCTCCAGGTCGCTCCGGAGCAGCCTTGAAAAAGGAACGCAGCGCATAAGCTTGGCATGAATATGGAGCGAGGAATCCGCCAAATAAAGCAGCTGGCTGCTGATGATATAAATTTCTTTCGTGATTTGATGGGCGCGAAGCTTTCGGACAGCGCGAAGCCAAGACATATCGAAAGATGCAGCCGCTATTAATAGAAGAAACGCGCCGCAGCAATAGGCGCTGGCTCCAGCGGCCAGCAGCCCTTGCGAATTTGCCCAAAGCGCCAGCAGCAATAACGCCGGCAGCAGGAGCAGCATAAGCCTCCTGCCCAGCATGTACCAAGCCGGATCGGCGGTTACCCCGCAGCCGGACAGCAAAGCCTGGCGCTCTAAAAACGCGTGCTGCTTCCGGTTAAGATGCGCCAGCTTCAGCCATTTGTCCGGTAATTCACGGCTTCTCATCCGCTTAAGCGGAATATGGAGCCACCTTGGCCTTTTGCCAGGGAGCAGACGGAGCAGTAAAAACAAAGCAGCAAAACAAAATCCGAATTGGCCGGTTAAAGCGGCCGCATCGACCAATGAGCCAACCGATAAATGAATGTGCACAACCTCCTTCCGAGAAGCAGCGAGGCTTTTACATCTTTTTGCGGGACAGCCACAAGCCCATCAGAAACGATATAAAAATAAGCAATCCCGCATTCAGCAGCATGTTCCGCCCTTGCGGGTCAACGACGTAATAGTAATAAGCGTTGGAACCGTCATAATGAATGTTGATGCCGATAAATAAGGCGAGAAAAAAAACCGGCGTAAAATTGGCGATCCGGATTTCCAGCAGCTTGCTCCTCTCCTGTTCATTAGCCCGCCGCGCTTTGCGCATGTCGGTAATGAGCTCCTTGAGCCCCTCGGTAATCGGCACGCCTTCGGTCAAGGCAACCCGCAGCAAATTTACAAAATAATCAGCCCAAACGCTGCCGATGGCGGAGGCGAATAAACGCAAGCTTTTCTCATCGTCATCCCGGACGGATAAATTCCGGTACAGCTGTTCAAATACAGGCTGCATTGGGCCGATCAGCCGCCTTTCGTCAATGGTCCGCTGCAAAGCAAGACGCAGCTGCTTGCCGCCCGTAATCAAATAACATTGATAAAACAGCTCTACAGAGGGCAAAAAATCATTTTGCGTCTGAAGCCGGCGTTGTATTAAAATGGCGCGAAGCGTCATATACGGCAGCAGCGCAAAAACGCCGCCCATTAATATAACGCCTTTGGCGCTTTGAAAAAACAGCCCGCCGACCGCAATTCCTGCGATCATCAGCATTAAAGACAAGGCCACTAAGCGCACCGGCTGCGCATTCATCTGCAATGTCTCCAGCAGCTCCGACAAATGATTATAAGCCCGGCCGGCCCGCTGAAGCCGGCGGTCCAGCTTTTTGCTTAAAGAACGGTCTGCCCGGTAGGTCAGCCTGCTTTGCCTGCTGTGCGTATTCATAACCCCATGCAGCAGCTGGTACCATACATAACCAAGCAATAAAAACAGCAGCGCAGTTGCAGCATAAATGGATACGTCCAGCCTCATTCCATCACCATCCTGCTTCGCTGCCGCAGCCGAGCGGTCAGTTCCGGAACGTCCGGGTCCGGGTACTGCCAGTCATCCGCCGTCTCATCGTATACCGCCCAATTGCGGACAACCGTCTCTCCGCCTTCCCAAGCCAGCTTGCCGATTCGGGAGATGACCCGCCTCCCGTCCCCGATATTGCGCATTTCAATGCCCACTTGCGTTACATATTGGGCAATGCGTTTCACGAGCCGGTCCGGATTAATGCCTCTGCCGTCCAGCATGCACATATCGGTTATCGCTTCCGGCACATCCTCCAGCGTGTTGGCGTGAACGGTCGTCATACTTCCCGAATGCCCCCGGGTACAAGCCCGCACATAAATATTGGCATCTTCATCGCGAATCTCCGCATGAACGATCCGCTGCGGCGACTGGCGAAGCGCAAGCTTAAACGCCTGAGACGCTTTATGCAGCTGATCATCCTCATCCGCTTCATATTCGATTATGTTTCTGGAAGGAAAATCGCGGCTGAGCATCATTTCATGCCTGCCTTCGATCGTAATAATGCGCTCTTGTTCCGGCAGTTCCGCAATCAATGCTTTCATTAAATTGGTTTTGCCGGAGTTTGTCGGGCCGATAATGACGATATTCAGCCGTGCGGCAAGCACTTGCCGAAGCAGCCCGGCTATACGGCTGTTAATTGTGCGGTAGGCAGGCTGGCACAGCTCATCCAGGCTAAATGATTTAACCGTATAAAAACGAATGGTCAACGTCGGCTTGGACGTATAGCCGTAACCGGTCATCGTCACCCTGGAGCCGTCTCGAAGCATTACTTCCGCCCAGCGTTTGCGCGGATTAATCCGGTCATTGTTAAACAACACCAGATTTTGCTGAATCCGCTCCACCTCGCGTTCATGCTCAAACCGGTAAACGGAAGGAACAGCCGTACCGCCGCGCACTTCAAAAATAGCCGTACCGACAACCTGAATTTCCTCCAGCCCTTCTTTATGGCGAAGTACAAGCTCAAGTACGTTAAGGCCGATAACCTCGGCAAACAGCGCTTCGGCAAGCGTCTCGTAAGGCGAATTGTATCCGTCCAGCTGGTGAATGCGCAGCCGGATGAGACGATCTGCAATCATCGCTAAAATGCGGTCTCTTTCCCGGCTGAAGCCAAGAACCGCCCGGTTCAGCGTCTCGTTATATTCCCGGCGCGCTTCCTCGTTTAACCCTTGCGGCGATGCTAAATAAGACCGGATATCCTCGGCTAATTGCTTGAAGTCCCGCGCCTCGGCGCCTGCAACCGGCCGGACAGATCCAGCGCCATCCGTCCCATCTTGCTGCCGAAGCTGCGCCGAATAACCGGCTGGAGAAAATTTATGCTCCGAGGGCTTCAAGACCCTACCCCTCCCCGATGCTCCAGCAGCTTGCGGAACCACGGCTGGGCCGTAATGGCGCGTTTTCGTGTTTGAGCAAGGCCGTACCGGTTCACAATCGCTGCCGCCGGCTCCAGCATCGCTTTTTTGCCCGCCGGGTCGCTGCTCAGCCACTGCTCATAATCGCCCTTGTCCAGCGCCGAAAACATTCCGGCTGAAGTTTGAAATTCCCCCAGCTTCGCAGTCCCAATTTCTTTGCAAATCTCTTTCACACGATAACCTCCGTTCCAATAAGGCGAATGAATGATCACAGCTTCAAAATGATCCGGTGTAATGCCAAACGTAGGCGCAACTGCGGCAATCCATTGCTGCGCATCTTCTTGAAAATGGGACAATACCGTCGTAGTTACCAGCACTTTCATATCAGCCATACGCATCCCGACTACCGTCGCCGCGTTATCCCAATACGCGCCGACATCAAGCACAATAACCGGAAACGCTTCCGCTGCGCAGGCGATTAAATGTTCCGCTTCTTCCGGCGTAAAAAACTCCGCTTGCTCCCGCTCCATGTTGCCAAATAAGACGGACAGCTTGGGCATGCTGCCGATGCGGTGCATCGAGCGAAGCAGCTTGTCCGGAGCCAGACTTTGCGAACGCAGCTCCGGTCTAAGGCGGTCCAGCGAATCGGAAGGCTTGTCTATACCGATATAGCGATGGATTTTGGCGCTTTTTAAATGAAGGCAGAAATAGCCGACGCCTTGCCCCGTTGCTTCCGCCAGCCGGTAAGCCGCGGCAAAGGAAGCTGAAGTGGTGCCGATATTCGGCGTCGTTCCAACAAAGGCGATAATTAACGGGGACGTTTCGCTCAAGGCCCATTCTCCTCCCCGAGTCCGTCCGCCTGCATCGTCTCCGGGCTGTACGCTATGACGAGCTGCTGTGTTCCATCCTTGCAAGCGGCATCCACCTCCAGCCACTGCTCCTCGGTTAAATTCAAGTTGATGTAATCAATCATGCCGTTTGCATCCCTCCGCGAAGCATACATTTTCTCCTTGTCCCCGTCTGCAAGCGCCAGCAGGTTCGGATCCTCCTTATCGTCAATTTCAACATTGCTGGAGGATTTGACGGATGCCACCTTAACGGTTTGCTCAAACAGTCTTCTTGGCTCAGCTCCGGACAAATAAAGAACAACTTTATCGCCGGCCCGAATTCCGTTAGAGATGGAACGGATATACGATTTAGGGATTTGAAAGGTCGACTCCGCCGGCCCGGGCTGCAAAGTATAGCGGCTTACCTTCCAGTCATACAGCGGCTCGCCTTGTCCAAGCGGAATAAGCGTCTCCATTCCTTCAGCCGTTTCCTTGCGTGTCAGCATCTCCTTCGTAACCATATTGCCGGGAACCGGCTTATAGCTTAAATCCGACAGCTTGAGCCGTTCCCCCGCCCCGATGAAACGGTTTGGCACAACAACGTTGACCATGCCTTTCCTTTCCTGCTCCTTCGTCTGCATCCAGCCGATGCCATAAACAAGCAGGCCGGATAAGATGGCTGCAAGGAGCGAAAGCAGCACATTTCTTCTTCGGTTCATCGCCTCTCCTTCCCTAAGCAGAGCCGCAAAAAAAAAGAACGCAGCTTCAGCCAAATGGCCAAGGCATGCGTTCTTCGCATAGCACCGCTCAATATGTGTTGTTGGTAAATTTAAACATCTAATTGACGTAATAATAGCAAATCAATAATAGAGTTGTCTACATCTTTTTTATAAAAAAATACAGCTTTATCCTTTGTATGTAACTTGCCGGTAACTCTCTAACATTAAAGTGCGTACTTCCGCAATGTGAGATCCGGGATTACGATAGAGCCATAATATGAATTCCCCAAACAAAGGAGAGAGTTGAATGAAATTACAGTTAGCGCTTGATCTGGTCGATATTCCGGCAGCAAAGCTGGTGGTCAAAGAAGTAGCGGATTACATTGATATTGTGGAAATCGGTACGCCGGTCGTCATTAACGAAGGTCTTCGCGCAGTGAAAGAATTGAAAGCCGAGTTCCCTTCTCTTGAGGTGCTTGCCGATCTGAAAATTATGGATGCAGGCGGTTATGAAGTGATTAAAGCTTCCGAGGCAGGCGCGGATATAATTACTGTGCTGGCCGTATCCGATAATGACACAATCCGCGGAGCGGTGGAACAAGCACGCAAATTAAATAAAAAAATTATGGTCGATATGATCAATGTGCCGGATATCGCCGCCAGGGCACAGGAAGTCGATTCACTGGGCGTCGATTATATTTGTGTGCATTCCGGTTACGATCACCAAGCCGCGGGCAAAAATTCATTCGAAGATCTTGCGGTTATTAAAAGCGTTGTCCGGAACGCCCAAACGGCTATTGCCGGCGGCATCAAGCTTGGCACGTTGCCCGAGGTGATCAAGGCCGCTCCCGATCTCGTTATCGTAGGCGGAGGGATCACCAGCCAAGATGATAAAAAAGCAGTCGCCGCACAAATGCGCCAGTTAATCGCACAAGGGCAATAAGGCCATGAGCGCCGTTGCCGTATCTGCTATCGTTGACGAGCTTAGCCGGGTTTTGCAAGCTGTCCAGCCGCAGCAAACCAGCCAGCTTACCCGTTTAATTCTGGAGGCGAATGCCGTGTTTGTCGCAGGCGCCGGCCGCTCCGGCTTGATGATGAAAGCTTTTGCAATGCGGCTTATGCATGCCGGCATTCCCGCTTAT encodes the following:
- a CDS encoding CpaF/VirB11 family protein, which gives rise to MKPSEHKFSPAGYSAQLRQQDGTDGAGSVRPVAGAEARDFKQLAEDIRSYLASPQGLNEEARREYNETLNRAVLGFSRERDRILAMIADRLIRLRIHQLDGYNSPYETLAEALFAEVIGLNVLELVLRHKEGLEEIQVVGTAIFEVRGGTAVPSVYRFEHEREVERIQQNLVLFNNDRINPRKRWAEVMLRDGSRVTMTGYGYTSKPTLTIRFYTVKSFSLDELCQPAYRTINSRIAGLLRQVLAARLNIVIIGPTNSGKTNLMKALIAELPEQERIITIEGRHEMMLSRDFPSRNIIEYEADEDDQLHKASQAFKLALRQSPQRIVHAEIRDEDANIYVRACTRGHSGSMTTVHANTLEDVPEAITDMCMLDGRGINPDRLVKRIAQYVTQVGIEMRNIGDGRRVISRIGKLAWEGGETVVRNWAVYDETADDWQYPDPDVPELTARLRQRSRMVME
- a CDS encoding SAF domain-containing protein; protein product: MNRRRNVLLSLLAAILSGLLVYGIGWMQTKEQERKGMVNVVVPNRFIGAGERLKLSDLSYKPVPGNMVTKEMLTRKETAEGMETLIPLGQGEPLYDWKVSRYTLQPGPAESTFQIPKSYIRSISNGIRAGDKVVLYLSGAEPRRLFEQTVKVASVKSSSNVEIDDKEDPNLLALADGDKEKMYASRRDANGMIDYINLNLTEEQWLEVDAACKDGTQQLVIAYSPETMQADGLGEENGP
- the hxlA gene encoding 3-hexulose-6-phosphate synthase, producing MKLQLALDLVDIPAAKLVVKEVADYIDIVEIGTPVVINEGLRAVKELKAEFPSLEVLADLKIMDAGGYEVIKASEAGADIITVLAVSDNDTIRGAVEQARKLNKKIMVDMINVPDIAARAQEVDSLGVDYICVHSGYDHQAAGKNSFEDLAVIKSVVRNAQTAIAGGIKLGTLPEVIKAAPDLVIVGGGITSQDDKKAVAAQMRQLIAQGQ